A portion of the Rhizophagus irregularis chromosome 17, complete sequence genome contains these proteins:
- a CDS encoding uncharacterized protein (SECRETED:cutsite_TKA-YE; SECRETED:prob_0.4251); SECRETED:SignalP(1-30) → MRRPISFTFTIIVTICSLMNIMAFIPATKAYEILLRNGGGDSHVTCCTWEEDDQRNFITFIPPNVPHKNNDYYCFPCSSFDIVGRYFGADLRNGILTYQTIDNTTTYWIHLGSNYIGAYYEAYQGGYNKDACFMLTGYFNAAEIEELSYDDCKKIRGP, encoded by the exons ATGCGACGTCCTATTTCTTTCACTTTTACTATCATTGTAACCATCTGTAGCTTAATGAATATCATGGCTTTTATACCAGCCACTAAAG cataTGAGATTCTACTTCGGAATGGAGGTGGTGATAGTCATG TGACATGTTGTACTTGGGAGGAGGATGATCAACGCAACTTCATAACTTTTATACCTCCAAATGTGCCgcataaaaataatgattattattgtttCCCTTGTTCGAGCTTCGATATTGTAGGTCGATATTTTGGTGCGGATTTAAGAAATGGTATTCTCACTTATCAAACGATAGATAATACTACAACATACTGGATTCATTTGGGATCTAATTATATTGGTGCTTATTATGAAGCATATCAAGGTGGTTATAACAAAGACGCCTGTTTCATGTTAACTGGTTACTTTAACGCAGcagaaattgaagaattatCTTACGAtgattgtaaaaaaatcaGAGGTCCATAA